In Felis catus isolate Fca126 chromosome C2, F.catus_Fca126_mat1.0, whole genome shotgun sequence, a single window of DNA contains:
- the GPR15 gene encoding G-protein coupled receptor 15 isoform X2: protein MDPEATAVYLDYFYATSQNPDIEETHSRVAYTSVFLPIFYAVVFLTGVLGNLVLMSALHFKRGSRRLIDIFIINLAVSDFIFLVTLPLWVDKEASLGLWRTGSFLCKGSSYMISVNMHCNVFLLTCMSVDRYLAIMRPTVSRKFRRRDCAYGVCASVWFISCLLGLPTLLSRELTLIDDKPYCAERSATPIKLTWALVALIFTFFVPLVSIVTCYCCITRKLYAHYQQSGKHNKKLRKSIKIIFIVVAAFVFSWLPFNTFKLLAIVSGLQQEVYFSSSFIQLGMEVSGPLAFANSCVNPFIYYIFDSYIRRAILHCLFPCLKNYDFGSSTETSDSHLPKALSNFIHVENSARRRKRPFPLSRTMVP, encoded by the exons ATGGACCCAGAAGCAACTGCtgtttatttggattatttctatgCTACAAGCCAAAATCCTGATATTGAGGAGACCCACTCCCGTGTTGCTTACACATCTGTCTTCCTTCCCATCTTCTACGCAGTTGTGTTCCTGACGGGAGTGTTGGGGAACCTAGTCCTCATGAGTGCATTGCATTTCAAACGGGGCAGCCGAAGACTGATCGACATCTTCATCATCAACCTGGCTGTGTCTGACTTCATTTTCCTTGTCACGTTGCCTCTCTGGGTGGATAAAGAAGCATCTTTAGGACTGTGGAGGACAGGCTCTTTCCTGTGCAAAGGCAGCTCCTACATGATCTCAGTCAACATGCACTGCAATGTCTTCTTGCTCACCTGCATGAGTGTTGACCGCTACCTGGCCATCATGCGCCCAACCGTATCCAGGAAATTCAGGAGGAGAGACTGTGCATATGGAGTCTGTGCCAGTGTCTGGTTTATCTCCTGCCTTTTGGGTTTGCCTACTCTTCTGTCCAGGGAGCTCACCCTGATTGATGATAAGCCATACTGTGCAGAGAGGAGCGCTACTCCAATCAAACTGACTTGGGCCCTGGTGGCCTTAATTTTTACCTTCTTTGTCCCTTTGGTGAGCATTGTGACATGCTATTGTTGCATCACAAGGAAGCTGTATGCCCATTACCAACAGTCGGGAAAACATAACAAAAAGCTGAGGAAATCCATAAAGATCATCTTTATTGTCGTGGCAGCCTTTGTCTTCTCCTGGCTGCCCTTCAATACTTTCAAGCTCCTGGCCATTGTCTCTGGGTTGCAGCAGGAAGTCtacttttcctcatcttttatcCAGCTAGGCATGGAGGTGAGTGGGCCTTTGGCATTTGCCAACAGCTGTGTCAACCCTTTCATTTACTATATCTTTGACAGTTACATCCGCCGGGCTATCTTGCACTGCTTGTTCCCTTGCCTGAAGAACTATGACTTTGGGAGCAGCACTGAGACATCAGATAGTCACCTCCCCAAGGCTCTCTCCAACTTCATTCATGTGGAAAATTCGgccagaaggaggaagag GCCTTTTCCTCTCTCAAGAACAATGGTACCTTGA
- the CLDND1 gene encoding claudin domain-containing protein 1, which produces MDNRFATAFVIACVLSLISTIYMAASIGTDFWYEYRSPVQENSSDLAKSIWTDFESDEADEKTYNDALFRFNGTLGLWRRCITIPPNTYWYSPPERTESFDVTKCMSFTLNEQFMEKFVDPGNHNSGIDLLRTYLWRCQFLLPFVSLGLMCFGAVIGLCACICRSLYPTIATGILHLLAGLCTLGSVSCYVAGIELLHQKLELPENVSGEFGWSFCLACVSAPLQFMASALFIWAAHTNRKEYTLMKAYRVA; this is translated from the exons ATGGATAACCGTTTTGCTACAGCATTTGTAATTGCTTGTGTGCTTAGCCTCATTTCCACCATCTACATGGCAGCCTCGATTGGCACAGACTTCTGGTATGAATATCGAAGTCCAGTTCAAGAAAATTCCAGTGATTTGGCCAAAAGCATCTGGACCGACTTCGAGAGTGATGAGGCAGATGAAAAGACTTATAATGATGCGCTTTTCCGATTTAATGGCACATTGGGATTGTGGAGACGGTGTATCACTATACCTCCAAACACATATTGGTACAGCCCACCAGAAAGGACAG AGTCATTTGATGTCACAAAATGCATGAGTTTCACGCTAAATGAGCAGTTCATGGAGAAATTTGTTGATCCTGGAAACCACAATAGTGGAATTGATCTGCTTCGGACCT aTCTTTGGCGTTGCCAATTCCTCTTACCTTTTGTCAGTCTGGGTTTGATGTGCTTTGGAGCCGTAATTGGACTTTGTGCTTGCATCTGCCGGAGTTTGTATCCCACCATTGCCACAGGCATTCTGCATCTCCTTGCAG GGCTGTGCACACTGGGCTCAGTGAGTTGTTATGTTGCTGGGATTGAACTACTCCACCAGAAACTAGAACTACCTGAGAACGTGTCTGGTGAATTTGGATGGTCCTTCTGCCTGGCGTGTGTCTCAGCTCCCCTACAGTTCATGGCTTCTGCCCTCTTCATCTGGGCTGCTCACACCAATCGGAAAGAGTACACCTTAATGAAGGCCTATCGTGTGGCATGA
- the GPR15 gene encoding G-protein coupled receptor 15 isoform X4, whose translation MDPEATAVYLDYFYATSQNPDIEETHSRVAYTSVFLPIFYAVVFLTGVLGNLVLMSALHFKRGSRRLIDIFIINLAVSDFIFLVTLPLWVDKEASLGLWRTGSFLCKGSSYMISVNMHCNVFLLTCMSVDRYLAIMRPTVSRKFRRRDCAYGVCASVWFISCLLGLPTLLSRELTLIDDKPYCAERSATPIKLTWALVALIFTFFVPLVSIVTCYCCITRKLYAHYQQSGKHNKKLRKSIKIIFIVVAAFVFSWLPFNTFKLLAIVSGLQQEVYFSSSFIQLGMELHPPGYLALLVPLPEEL comes from the exons ATGGACCCAGAAGCAACTGCtgtttatttggattatttctatgCTACAAGCCAAAATCCTGATATTGAGGAGACCCACTCCCGTGTTGCTTACACATCTGTCTTCCTTCCCATCTTCTACGCAGTTGTGTTCCTGACGGGAGTGTTGGGGAACCTAGTCCTCATGAGTGCATTGCATTTCAAACGGGGCAGCCGAAGACTGATCGACATCTTCATCATCAACCTGGCTGTGTCTGACTTCATTTTCCTTGTCACGTTGCCTCTCTGGGTGGATAAAGAAGCATCTTTAGGACTGTGGAGGACAGGCTCTTTCCTGTGCAAAGGCAGCTCCTACATGATCTCAGTCAACATGCACTGCAATGTCTTCTTGCTCACCTGCATGAGTGTTGACCGCTACCTGGCCATCATGCGCCCAACCGTATCCAGGAAATTCAGGAGGAGAGACTGTGCATATGGAGTCTGTGCCAGTGTCTGGTTTATCTCCTGCCTTTTGGGTTTGCCTACTCTTCTGTCCAGGGAGCTCACCCTGATTGATGATAAGCCATACTGTGCAGAGAGGAGCGCTACTCCAATCAAACTGACTTGGGCCCTGGTGGCCTTAATTTTTACCTTCTTTGTCCCTTTGGTGAGCATTGTGACATGCTATTGTTGCATCACAAGGAAGCTGTATGCCCATTACCAACAGTCGGGAAAACATAACAAAAAGCTGAGGAAATCCATAAAGATCATCTTTATTGTCGTGGCAGCCTTTGTCTTCTCCTGGCTGCCCTTCAATACTTTCAAGCTCCTGGCCATTGTCTCTGGGTTGCAGCAGGAAGTCtacttttcctcatcttttatcCAGCTAGGCATGGAG TTACATCCGCCGGGCTATCTTGCACTGCTTGTTCCCTTGCCTGAAGAACTATGA